The Anaerolineales bacterium genome window below encodes:
- a CDS encoding TrkA family potassium uptake protein, producing the protein MIVIIMGCGRVGAQVARRLDEQGHDVRVIDHKETARDLLGPTFGGQFIEGVGFDREILVQAGIEEATAFAATSSSDNANIVAARIARNVYHVPRVVARLYDPSRAEVYQRLGLVTISSTTWGAQRIFELLAHTHLDPVMTFGHGEVSLVALEVAPALVGRQVNQISLPGEIQVVAITRGGQAIVPLLGTAFEHNDLLHLAVHASAMGRLETLLQLGEGG; encoded by the coding sequence ATGATTGTGATAATCATGGGCTGCGGCCGGGTCGGGGCGCAGGTGGCCCGCCGGCTGGATGAACAAGGCCACGACGTGCGCGTGATCGACCACAAAGAAACCGCCCGCGATCTGCTCGGCCCGACCTTCGGCGGCCAGTTCATCGAAGGCGTCGGCTTCGATCGGGAGATCCTGGTTCAGGCCGGGATCGAAGAGGCGACGGCCTTCGCCGCCACAAGTTCCTCCGACAATGCCAACATCGTCGCCGCCCGGATCGCGCGCAACGTCTATCACGTGCCGCGCGTCGTCGCCCGTCTGTATGATCCCAGCCGGGCCGAGGTCTACCAGCGCCTGGGACTGGTGACCATTTCGTCCACCACCTGGGGGGCGCAGCGCATCTTCGAGCTGCTCGCCCATACCCACCTCGATCCGGTGATGACCTTTGGTCACGGCGAGGTCAGCTTGGTGGCGCTCGAGGTGGCGCCGGCGCTGGTGGGGCGTCAGGTCAACCAGATCAGCTTGCCCGGGGAGATCCAGGTGGTGGCCATCACTCGCGGCGGCCAGGCCATCGTGCCGCTGCTCGGCACGGCCTTTGAGCACAACGACCTACTGCACCTGGCAGTGCATGCCAGCGCCATGGGGCGGCTGGAGACACTGCTCCAACTCGGCGAGGGAGGCTAG